A window of the Thermoleophilia bacterium SCSIO 60948 genome harbors these coding sequences:
- a CDS encoding DUF559 domain-containing protein produces the protein MITELAASQIGFVAGWQLVGDGVTRAAIRHRVRRRRLISVGRDVYAVGHNDDTRRSRWMIAVLACGPGAVLGFTSAAELWRLMDPAGRTPTVIVRSGRHRPPGVRIHRPRTLDSAHLTRRWRIAVTDTTRTLFDLATVVGHRQLREAVERADRLDLLDVGALLTLCDDAGRGRRGVGRLRRILADFTADDSLSASALEDDFRGLLARSGVPAPAINVPIGPYVVDFAWVRERVIVETDGWSAHKGKPSFDSDRERFGRLQSLGWRVLPVTAKRIRDDSAGLLRDLGALLAIEGLAEHDPREHRRRGGPRS, from the coding sequence GTGATAACCGAGCTGGCGGCTTCGCAGATCGGCTTCGTCGCCGGGTGGCAGCTCGTCGGGGACGGCGTCACGCGGGCGGCTATCCGCCATCGCGTCCGGCGCCGGCGCCTGATCTCGGTCGGCCGCGACGTCTACGCAGTCGGCCACAACGACGACACGCGCCGGAGTCGATGGATGATCGCCGTGCTCGCCTGCGGTCCAGGTGCCGTCCTCGGCTTCACGAGCGCAGCCGAGCTCTGGCGGCTCATGGATCCGGCGGGCCGCACGCCGACCGTGATCGTGCGGAGCGGCCGCCACCGCCCTCCGGGAGTGCGCATCCACCGTCCGCGAACGCTCGATTCGGCGCATCTGACGCGGAGGTGGCGGATCGCGGTCACCGACACGACGCGAACCCTCTTCGACCTCGCCACCGTGGTCGGCCACAGGCAGCTCCGCGAGGCGGTCGAGCGCGCCGATCGGCTCGACCTTCTGGATGTCGGCGCGCTCCTCACCCTTTGCGACGACGCAGGCCGCGGCCGGCGCGGGGTCGGCCGGCTGCGCCGGATCCTTGCCGACTTCACCGCAGACGACTCGCTCAGCGCGTCGGCGCTCGAGGACGATTTCCGGGGGTTGCTCGCCCGCTCGGGCGTCCCGGCCCCCGCGATCAACGTTCCGATCGGTCCCTATGTCGTCGACTTCGCGTGGGTGCGCGAGCGAGTGATCGTCGAGACCGACGGCTGGAGCGCGCACAAGGGAAAACCGAGCTTCGATTCGGACCGCGAGCGATTCGGCCGGTTGCAGTCGCTCGGCTGGAGGGTCCTGCCGGTGACGGCGAAGCGGATCCGTGACGACTCGGCCGGTCTCCTACGCGACCTCGGCGCGCTCCTCGCCATCGAGGGGCTGGCCGAGCACGATCCCAGAGAGCATCGACGGCGAGGCGGGCCGAGAAGCTGA
- a CDS encoding phosphoadenylyl-sulfate reductase, giving the protein MNPGTLQVVRPAPFVDADEAHGSGDGSPLNGAGPATVAVPTLGGEEVDPKEVGARVERMNAFEAIEFALSELGAPNLMFAVSFQKTSSVIVDIAHRIDPASRFFYLDTDLLFGETYATRDALAERYGIEFERGHGLSLAEQTERFGANLWRRDPDACCGIRKVEPMRQALQGASGWVAGIRREESRSRAGAAKFGWDKRFGLWKLNPLADWTEQMVWDHIRENQVPYNPLHEQGYPSIGCTHCTVKPAPGEDSRSGRWLGADKTECGING; this is encoded by the coding sequence ATGAATCCAGGAACCCTCCAGGTTGTCCGTCCCGCTCCGTTCGTCGACGCCGACGAGGCGCACGGCTCGGGCGACGGCTCGCCGCTGAACGGCGCCGGGCCGGCGACCGTGGCCGTGCCGACGCTCGGTGGCGAGGAGGTCGATCCGAAGGAGGTCGGCGCCAGGGTCGAGCGGATGAACGCGTTCGAGGCGATCGAGTTCGCGCTCTCGGAGCTGGGGGCGCCGAACCTGATGTTCGCGGTCTCGTTCCAGAAGACGAGCTCGGTGATCGTCGACATCGCGCACCGGATCGACCCGGCGTCGCGGTTCTTCTATCTCGACACCGATCTGCTCTTCGGCGAGACCTACGCGACGCGCGACGCGCTCGCCGAGCGCTACGGGATCGAGTTCGAGCGGGGGCACGGGCTCTCACTCGCCGAGCAGACCGAGCGCTTCGGCGCTAACCTGTGGCGCCGCGATCCGGACGCCTGCTGCGGGATTCGGAAGGTCGAACCCATGAGGCAGGCGCTCCAGGGCGCATCCGGCTGGGTGGCCGGGATTCGTCGTGAAGAGTCCCGTAGCCGAGCCGGCGCCGCGAAGTTCGGTTGGGACAAGCGCTTCGGCCTGTGGAAGCTCAACCCGCTCGCGGACTGGACCGAGCAGATGGTCTGGGACCACATCAGAGAAAACCAAGTGCCTTACAACCCCCTACACGAGCAGGGCTATCCCTCGATCGGCTGCACCCACTGCACGGTCAAGCCCGCTCCCGGGGAAGACTCGCGTTCGGGCCGCTGGCTCGGCGCCGACAAGACGGAGTGCGGAATCAATGGCTAG
- a CDS encoding methylmalonyl-CoA mutase produces the protein MPSEQGAGAETEDVDAKQEAAVQEDLERYVAPIVGPEDERIFTDSGIEIDRLYGPGDVKPGLEERLGEPGEAPFTRGIHSGMYRDRTWTMRQYAGFATPEDTNERYRYLIENGSTGLSMAFDLPTQLGRDSDDPLCEGEVGRTGVPIDTIEDMRICFDQIPLDEVSTSMTINAPAAILLLLYELVGEEQGVESKQLRGTVQNDVLKEYVARGNYIYPPEPTMRLTTDIFEYCSENVPRWNTISISGYHIREKGCSAVQEVAFTLANAISYVQGALDRGLEIDKFAPRLAFFFNCHNNVFQEVAKFRAARRMWARIVAERFGSTEPRSQMIRFHTQTGGVTLQAQQPEVNIVRVALQGFAAVCGGTQSLHTNGFDEALALPTERSARIALRTQQVLAHESGAAETVDPFAGSYFIENLTDEIELRAWELIEKVDDLGGSTNALDFIQREIEESALSYHERYRIEQDIIVGVNRYVTDSVDDVDILRVDPKSEEHQLERLRKFKADRDEAELERGLARLREAAEGDENLMPVIKEALRANASIGEVCGAMREVFGEYQGGSFF, from the coding sequence ATGCCCTCCGAGCAGGGTGCCGGCGCCGAGACCGAGGACGTCGACGCGAAGCAGGAGGCCGCGGTCCAGGAGGACCTCGAGCGCTACGTCGCGCCGATCGTCGGCCCGGAGGACGAGCGGATCTTCACCGACTCGGGAATCGAGATCGATCGCCTCTACGGCCCCGGCGACGTCAAGCCCGGCCTCGAGGAGCGGCTCGGCGAGCCGGGCGAGGCGCCGTTCACGCGCGGCATCCACTCCGGGATGTACCGCGATCGCACCTGGACGATGCGCCAGTACGCCGGGTTCGCGACGCCCGAGGACACGAACGAGCGCTACCGCTACCTGATCGAGAACGGCTCGACCGGCCTCTCGATGGCCTTCGATCTGCCGACCCAGCTCGGCCGTGACTCCGACGATCCGCTCTGCGAGGGCGAGGTCGGCCGCACCGGCGTCCCGATCGACACGATCGAGGACATGCGGATCTGCTTCGACCAGATCCCCCTCGACGAGGTCTCGACCTCGATGACGATCAATGCCCCGGCGGCGATCCTGCTGCTGCTCTACGAACTCGTCGGCGAGGAGCAGGGCGTCGAGTCCAAGCAGCTGCGCGGCACGGTCCAGAACGACGTGCTCAAGGAGTACGTCGCGCGCGGCAACTACATCTATCCGCCCGAGCCGACGATGCGGTTGACGACCGACATCTTCGAGTACTGCTCGGAGAACGTCCCACGCTGGAACACGATCTCGATCTCCGGCTACCACATCCGTGAGAAGGGCTGCTCCGCTGTTCAGGAGGTCGCCTTCACGCTCGCCAACGCGATCTCCTACGTCCAGGGCGCGCTCGATCGCGGGCTCGAGATCGACAAGTTCGCGCCGCGGCTCGCGTTCTTCTTCAACTGCCACAACAACGTCTTCCAGGAGGTCGCGAAGTTCCGCGCCGCCCGGCGGATGTGGGCTCGGATCGTCGCCGAGCGCTTCGGCTCGACGGAGCCGCGCTCGCAGATGATCCGCTTCCACACGCAGACCGGAGGGGTGACGCTCCAGGCCCAGCAGCCGGAGGTCAACATCGTCCGCGTCGCGCTCCAGGGATTCGCCGCGGTCTGTGGCGGTACGCAGTCGCTGCACACGAACGGCTTCGACGAGGCGCTCGCGCTGCCGACCGAGCGCTCGGCCCGGATCGCGCTGCGAACCCAGCAGGTGCTCGCCCACGAGTCCGGCGCCGCGGAGACCGTCGACCCGTTCGCCGGCTCCTATTTCATCGAGAACCTGACCGATGAGATCGAGCTGCGCGCGTGGGAGCTGATCGAGAAGGTCGACGACCTCGGCGGCTCGACCAACGCGCTCGACTTCATCCAGCGCGAGATCGAGGAGTCGGCGCTCTCCTACCACGAGCGCTACCGGATCGAGCAGGACATCATCGTCGGCGTCAACCGCTACGTGACCGACTCGGTCGACGACGTCGACATCCTGCGGGTCGACCCGAAATCGGAGGAGCACCAGCTCGAGCGGCTCCGCAAGTTCAAGGCCGACCGCGACGAGGCCGAGCTCGAGCGCGGCCTCGCCCGGCTGCGAGAGGCGGCGGAGGGCGACGAGAACCTGATGCCCGTGATCAAGGAGGCGCTGCGCGCCAACGCCTCGATCGGCGAGGTCTGCGGCGCGATGCGCGAGGTCTTCGGCGAGTACCAGGGCGGTTCGTTCTTCTAG
- a CDS encoding acyl-CoA carboxylase subunit beta, translated as MRQDVPETSEEKLAQLKELRESAIHSASEAAVEKQHEKGKLTARERIEKLLDPGSFEELDTFVRHRTIDFEMQKRRPWGDAVVTGYGTIEGRPVFVFSQDFTVFGGSLGEVMAEKMVKVMDMAAKVGAPVIGINDSGGARIQEGVVSLGAYGDVFVRNVQCSGVIPQISLIMGPCAGGAVYSPAMTDFIFMVKETSHMFITGPEVIKTVTGEEVEFEDLGGAMSHNSKSGVAHFAADDEEQCLEDARHLISFLPQNNLELPPRMEPYDDPDREEDALDTIVPAESNKPYDMRDVISLIFDDGEFFEVQEHFAQNIVIGFARLDGYAVGIVGNQPKHLAGVLDINSSEKAARFVRTCDAFNVPIVTLTDVPGFLPGTSQEWGGIIRHGAKLLYAFTEATVPKLTVVTRKAYGGAYDVMASKHMLADFNFAWPTAEVAVMGPEGAVNIIYRRDIAGSPTPDERREKLIADYKAHFANPYSAAERGYIDDVIEPRQTRPKLIRALRTLQTKRVEQPKRKHGNIPL; from the coding sequence ATGCGCCAGGACGTTCCAGAGACCTCAGAAGAGAAGCTCGCCCAGCTCAAGGAGCTCCGCGAGTCAGCGATCCATTCGGCCTCCGAGGCCGCGGTCGAAAAGCAGCACGAGAAGGGCAAGCTGACCGCTCGCGAGCGGATCGAGAAGCTGCTCGACCCGGGCTCGTTCGAGGAGCTCGACACGTTCGTGCGCCACCGGACGATCGACTTCGAGATGCAGAAGCGCCGTCCCTGGGGCGACGCGGTCGTCACCGGCTACGGCACGATCGAGGGTCGTCCGGTGTTCGTCTTCAGCCAGGACTTCACGGTCTTCGGCGGCTCGCTCGGCGAGGTCATGGCCGAGAAGATGGTCAAGGTCATGGACATGGCGGCCAAGGTCGGCGCGCCGGTGATCGGGATCAACGATTCCGGCGGCGCGCGGATCCAGGAGGGCGTCGTCTCGCTCGGCGCCTACGGCGACGTCTTCGTCCGCAACGTCCAGTGCTCCGGTGTGATCCCCCAGATCTCGCTGATCATGGGCCCGTGCGCCGGCGGCGCCGTCTACTCGCCGGCGATGACGGACTTCATCTTCATGGTCAAGGAGACCTCGCACATGTTCATCACCGGCCCCGAGGTGATCAAGACCGTCACCGGCGAGGAGGTCGAGTTCGAGGACCTCGGCGGGGCGATGAGCCACAACTCGAAGTCGGGCGTCGCGCACTTCGCCGCCGACGACGAGGAGCAGTGCCTCGAGGACGCGCGCCACCTGATCAGCTTCCTGCCGCAGAACAACCTCGAGCTGCCGCCGCGGATGGAGCCCTACGACGACCCGGATCGTGAGGAGGACGCGCTCGACACGATCGTCCCGGCCGAGTCGAACAAGCCCTACGACATGCGCGACGTGATCTCGCTGATCTTCGACGATGGCGAGTTCTTCGAGGTCCAGGAGCACTTCGCGCAGAACATCGTCATCGGCTTCGCGCGGCTCGACGGCTACGCGGTCGGGATCGTTGGCAACCAGCCGAAGCACCTCGCCGGCGTCCTCGACATCAACTCCTCGGAGAAGGCCGCCCGCTTCGTGCGGACCTGCGATGCCTTCAACGTCCCGATCGTCACGCTGACCGACGTCCCCGGGTTCCTCCCCGGCACCTCGCAGGAGTGGGGCGGGATCATCCGCCACGGTGCGAAGCTGCTCTACGCGTTCACCGAGGCGACGGTCCCGAAGCTGACCGTCGTGACGCGCAAGGCCTACGGCGGCGCCTACGACGTCATGGCCTCGAAGCACATGCTGGCCGACTTCAACTTCGCCTGGCCGACCGCTGAGGTCGCGGTCATGGGGCCCGAGGGCGCGGTCAACATCATCTACCGCCGCGACATCGCCGGCTCACCGACGCCCGACGAGCGCCGCGAGAAGCTGATCGCCGACTACAAGGCGCACTTCGCCAACCCCTACTCGGCGGCCGAGCGCGGCTACATCGACGACGTGATCGAGCCGCGCCAGACGCGCCCGAAGCTGATCCGGGCGCTGCGCACGCTGCAGACGAAGCGCGTCGAGCAGCCGAAGCGAAAGCACGGGAACATCCCGCTTTAG
- the sat gene encoding sulfate adenylyltransferase yields MASTLTLELTNRQASDFELLGNGGFAPLDGFMGFEDWNSVCEDMKLASREGEYWPIPITLATDLEAVEGDTVELVAPNGKKLGTLEVSEVFERDVEKEAELVYLTTDNEHPGVAAIRNEGNRCLAGKITVEALPDHEEAFQRRYQTTEESKKAFADRGWKRIVAFQTRNPIHRAHEYLTKAALEICDGLYIHPLIGETKAGDIPADVRMRCYEVLMENYYHPEHVMLGVNPGKMHYAGPREAVLHAIIRRNYGCTHFIVGRDHAGVGDYYGTYDAQRIFDDIDTQKLGITPLFFEHTFWCEECEGMGSSKTCPHPQESHLFLSGTKVREMLSRGETPPQEFTREEVAEILIDSMRKENA; encoded by the coding sequence ATGGCTAGCACGCTGACCCTCGAACTCACCAACCGGCAGGCATCGGACTTCGAGCTGCTGGGCAACGGCGGCTTCGCGCCGCTGGACGGGTTCATGGGCTTCGAGGACTGGAACTCGGTCTGCGAGGACATGAAGCTCGCGTCGCGGGAAGGCGAGTACTGGCCGATCCCGATCACGCTCGCGACCGACCTCGAGGCCGTCGAGGGCGACACCGTCGAGCTCGTCGCGCCGAACGGCAAGAAGCTCGGCACGCTCGAGGTCTCCGAGGTGTTCGAGCGCGACGTCGAGAAGGAGGCCGAGCTGGTCTACCTGACGACCGACAACGAGCATCCGGGCGTCGCGGCGATCCGCAACGAGGGCAACCGCTGCCTCGCCGGCAAGATCACGGTCGAGGCCCTCCCCGACCACGAGGAGGCCTTCCAGCGTCGCTACCAGACGACCGAGGAGTCCAAGAAGGCGTTCGCGGACCGCGGCTGGAAGCGCATCGTCGCCTTCCAGACCCGCAACCCGATCCATCGCGCCCACGAGTACCTCACCAAGGCCGCGCTGGAGATCTGCGACGGGCTCTACATCCACCCGCTGATCGGCGAGACCAAGGCCGGCGACATCCCCGCCGACGTGCGGATGCGCTGCTACGAGGTCCTGATGGAGAACTACTACCACCCGGAGCACGTGATGCTCGGCGTGAACCCCGGCAAGATGCACTACGCCGGGCCCCGCGAGGCGGTTCTCCACGCGATCATCCGCCGTAACTACGGCTGCACCCACTTCATCGTCGGCCGTGACCACGCGGGCGTCGGTGACTACTACGGCACCTACGACGCGCAGCGGATCTTCGACGACATCGACACCCAGAAGCTCGGCATCACGCCGCTGTTCTTCGAGCACACGTTCTGGTGCGAGGAGTGCGAGGGAATGGGCTCGTCGAAGACCTGCCCCCACCCCCAGGAATCGCACCTCTTCCTCTCGGGCACGAAGGTGCGCGAGATGCTCTCCCGCGGCGAGACGCCGCCCCAGGAGTTCACCCGCGAAGAGGTCGCCGAGATCCTGATCGACTCGATGCGAAAGGAAAACGCTTAA
- a CDS encoding serine/threonine protein kinase: MSPSGSPERFMRPGNVLGERYRLERRIGSGGMSAVWLATDVRFDSQVAVKLLSDTLAHEEDYIARFRREASVVSELSHPNLIRLFDFSVEPPHPYLVMEYLPGGTLADRKGRDAFDGDPRSLAESLLGALAHIHSAGVIHRDVKPSNVLVAADGSPRLTDFGIAQLEDSTKLTATGEVIGTLQYMAPEVVSGQRATRRSDLYSLGMLLREVCGRRLSPALRELAARLAADDPERRPVSALAALSELRADGTGGFQPVVAGPAASALAGPAHHPPPLSRHRELVLTPLRVGIALVVVAVLLIVGAATVGDDERVGGARGATERALGLE, encoded by the coding sequence ATGAGCCCCTCGGGCTCGCCGGAGCGTTTCATGCGCCCCGGCAACGTGCTCGGCGAGCGCTACCGGCTCGAGCGCCGGATCGGCAGCGGCGGGATGTCCGCCGTCTGGCTGGCGACCGACGTCCGCTTCGACTCGCAGGTCGCGGTCAAGCTGCTGTCCGACACGCTCGCCCACGAAGAGGACTACATCGCACGCTTCCGGCGTGAGGCGAGCGTCGTCTCCGAGCTCTCGCACCCGAACCTGATCCGGCTGTTCGACTTCTCCGTCGAGCCGCCGCACCCCTACCTCGTCATGGAGTACCTGCCGGGCGGGACGCTCGCCGACCGAAAGGGGCGCGACGCGTTCGACGGCGACCCGCGATCGCTCGCCGAGTCGCTGCTCGGCGCGCTCGCCCACATCCACTCGGCGGGCGTCATCCATCGCGACGTCAAGCCCTCGAACGTCCTCGTCGCGGCCGACGGATCGCCGCGTCTGACCGACTTCGGCATCGCCCAGCTCGAGGACTCGACGAAGCTCACCGCGACCGGCGAGGTCATCGGAACGCTCCAGTACATGGCGCCCGAGGTCGTCTCGGGGCAACGCGCGACACGGCGCTCGGACCTCTACTCGCTCGGAATGCTTCTGCGCGAGGTATGCGGCCGCCGCCTCTCGCCCGCGCTTCGCGAGCTCGCGGCGCGCCTCGCCGCGGACGACCCCGAGCGACGCCCGGTGTCCGCTCTCGCCGCGCTGAGCGAGCTGCGGGCCGATGGGACGGGTGGGTTCCAGCCGGTCGTCGCCGGCCCGGCCGCCTCAGCGCTCGCCGGCCCCGCACACCACCCCCCGCCGCTGTCGCGCCACCGCGAGCTCGTCCTGACCCCGCTGCGGGTCGGGATCGCGCTCGTCGTCGTGGCGGTCCTTCTCATCGTCGGTGCCGCGACGGTCGGCGACGACGAGCGCGTCGGGGGCGCGCGCGGGGCGACCGAGCGCGCGCTCGGCCTCGAGTAG
- a CDS encoding ornithine cyclodeaminase family protein — protein MPVHVCDSAAILSAVGPESAIERTREAFLRHHSGDWEMPSKLYLDAPPNGDFRAMPARGGGIATLKWVTSFPVNSARGLPVVRGALLVSSAETGELLAILDTAAVTFLRTGAAAAVSALALAREDSRTVGLIGCGVNGGWAARCLSAAGYGDGICSDPRAEAAEAIAGELGWRVGPREEAAAQDVVVTVTPGDSPVIRGGDLRAGQHLAVLGADAHGKAEVEPAALERCRLFCDEWAQASKGGELAGPVAAGAVMQDDVTEIGAVLAGEVPGRASDEEITLFDSTGLATQDLSIALAVLEAIEAGRIEAPGVELD, from the coding sequence ATGCCCGTTCACGTATGCGACTCGGCCGCGATCCTCTCCGCGGTCGGCCCCGAGAGCGCGATCGAGCGCACCCGCGAAGCGTTCCTGCGACACCACTCGGGCGACTGGGAGATGCCGTCGAAGCTCTACCTCGACGCGCCGCCGAACGGCGACTTCCGAGCGATGCCGGCCCGTGGGGGTGGGATCGCGACGCTGAAGTGGGTGACCTCGTTCCCCGTGAATTCGGCTCGCGGGTTGCCGGTGGTCCGCGGTGCGCTGCTCGTCTCGAGCGCCGAGACCGGCGAGCTGCTCGCGATCCTCGACACCGCCGCGGTGACGTTCCTGCGAACCGGCGCCGCGGCTGCGGTCTCGGCGCTGGCGCTCGCGCGCGAGGACTCGAGGACCGTCGGGCTGATCGGGTGCGGAGTGAACGGCGGCTGGGCGGCGCGGTGCCTGTCGGCGGCCGGCTACGGCGACGGGATCTGCTCCGACCCGCGGGCCGAGGCGGCCGAGGCGATCGCGGGCGAGCTCGGCTGGCGGGTCGGACCGCGCGAGGAGGCGGCCGCCCAGGACGTGGTCGTCACGGTCACGCCGGGCGACTCGCCGGTGATCCGAGGCGGCGACCTGCGCGCCGGGCAGCACCTCGCCGTGCTCGGCGCCGACGCCCACGGCAAGGCCGAGGTCGAGCCTGCGGCGCTTGAGCGCTGCCGGCTGTTCTGCGACGAGTGGGCGCAGGCCTCGAAGGGCGGCGAGCTCGCCGGTCCGGTCGCGGCGGGCGCCGTCATGCAAGACGACGTGACCGAGATCGGCGCCGTCCTCGCCGGCGAGGTGCCGGGCCGGGCCTCGGACGAGGAGATCACGCTTTTCGACTCGACCGGGCTCGCGACCCAGGACCTGTCGATCGCGCTCGCCGTCCTCGAGGCGATCGAGGCGGGGCGGATCGAGGCCCCGGGCGTCGAGCTCGACTGA
- the cysC gene encoding adenylyl-sulfate kinase, with product MATDNGGYTLWFTGLSGSGKTTITNLLVRELRKRGSKLEVLDGDIVRENLSKGLGFSKEDRDTNIRRIAFVADLLSRNGVPVITAAISPYRDIRDEARDMMGDRFIEAYVAASVEACEERDTKGLYAKARSGEIKEFTGVSDPYEPPLNPEITLETESETPEESAQKIVAYLEEKGLLAAA from the coding sequence ATGGCGACTGACAACGGCGGCTACACGCTCTGGTTCACCGGGCTCTCGGGCTCCGGCAAGACGACGATCACGAACCTGCTCGTTCGCGAGCTGCGCAAGCGCGGCTCGAAGCTCGAGGTCCTCGACGGCGACATCGTCCGCGAGAACCTCTCGAAGGGCCTCGGGTTCTCGAAGGAGGACCGCGACACGAACATCCGCCGGATCGCCTTCGTGGCCGACCTGCTGAGCCGCAACGGCGTGCCGGTCATCACCGCCGCGATCTCGCCCTACCGCGACATCCGCGATGAGGCCCGCGACATGATGGGCGACCGCTTCATCGAGGCCTACGTCGCCGCGTCGGTCGAGGCCTGCGAGGAGCGCGACACGAAGGGCCTCTACGCGAAGGCCCGCTCGGGTGAGATCAAGGAGTTCACCGGCGTCTCGGATCCCTACGAGCCGCCGCTCAACCCGGAGATCACGCTCGAGACCGAGTCGGAGACCCCCGAGGAGTCGGCGCAGAAGATCGTCGCCTACCTCGAGGAGAAGGGGCTGCTCGCCGCGGCCTAG
- a CDS encoding nitrite/sulfite reductase: protein MEPTTVAGPAPPRAKATPDELDQEHGKEQRGKGALGSLTNPEVYDNVPGHIIPAIAEEFDDFDTEAAKFLRGETPEDEFIGFRLKQGVYGQRQPDVQMVRVKLPMGGVTPDQMDTFADVVERWAPLNKGHITTRQNIQIHHIPLDDMTELIRAISAADLSSREGCGNTVRNVTGDPFAGVTEGELYDVTPYAGAYVRYFVRHPTTQLMPRKIKTAFTATDEDVAITGIHDIGFIPRVRDGVRGLEVRVGGGTSIMPRVAPTLYDFVSVDDGEYLKVAEAVFRLFDRQSWLRVNRARARIKVLVDKIGIEAFREMVDSELEGDWVAERDFRIEHLLLDADEEANAPGPYTPKSSPNGDRSAFERWSESNVRPQRQDGFSSVVVRVVRGDLSPEQFRGLGQIMRDFTGGFARTTVQQNFVLRWVRDEAVYDVYERLVELGLGEAGAREVVDVVSCPGTDSCKLGITSSMGLNRAIQERVESMGITDPLTRKIHIKMSGCPNGCSQHHIANIGFYGASIKVGDRTVPAYIPHIAGNYEGGEVIYGGRLKVRLPAKRVPEAVERWINAYESERLDGEEFNAYAERVGTERFTELARDLSMPAEFSLATFDQFIDWSRSEPYQVERGEGECAI, encoded by the coding sequence ATGGAGCCAACGACGGTCGCAGGGCCCGCCCCACCGAGGGCGAAGGCGACTCCCGACGAGCTCGATCAGGAGCACGGCAAGGAGCAGCGAGGCAAGGGTGCGCTCGGCTCGCTGACCAACCCCGAGGTCTACGACAACGTCCCCGGCCACATCATCCCCGCGATCGCCGAGGAGTTCGACGACTTCGACACCGAGGCGGCGAAGTTCCTCCGCGGCGAGACGCCGGAGGACGAGTTCATCGGCTTCCGCCTCAAGCAGGGCGTCTACGGCCAGCGCCAGCCCGACGTCCAGATGGTCCGGGTCAAGCTGCCGATGGGCGGGGTCACACCCGACCAGATGGACACCTTCGCCGACGTCGTCGAGCGCTGGGCCCCGCTCAACAAGGGCCACATCACGACGCGGCAGAACATCCAGATCCACCACATCCCGCTCGACGACATGACCGAGCTGATCCGTGCAATTTCAGCGGCCGATCTCTCCTCGCGCGAGGGCTGCGGCAACACGGTCCGCAACGTGACCGGCGACCCGTTCGCCGGGGTCACCGAGGGCGAGCTCTACGACGTCACTCCCTACGCCGGCGCCTACGTCCGCTACTTCGTGCGCCACCCGACCACGCAGCTGATGCCGCGGAAGATCAAGACCGCGTTCACCGCGACCGACGAGGACGTCGCGATCACGGGCATCCACGACATCGGCTTCATCCCGCGGGTCCGCGACGGTGTGCGCGGGCTCGAGGTCCGGGTCGGAGGCGGCACCTCGATCATGCCGCGCGTCGCGCCGACGCTCTACGACTTCGTCTCGGTCGACGACGGCGAGTACCTGAAGGTCGCCGAGGCGGTCTTCCGCCTGTTCGACCGCCAGAGCTGGCTGCGCGTCAACCGCGCCCGCGCCCGGATCAAGGTCCTCGTCGACAAGATCGGCATCGAGGCGTTCCGCGAGATGGTGGACTCCGAGCTCGAGGGCGACTGGGTCGCCGAGCGCGACTTCCGGATCGAGCACCTGCTGCTCGACGCCGACGAGGAGGCGAACGCACCGGGCCCCTACACGCCGAAGAGCTCGCCGAACGGCGACCGCTCGGCGTTCGAGCGCTGGAGCGAGTCGAACGTCCGCCCGCAGCGCCAGGACGGGTTCTCCTCGGTCGTCGTCCGCGTCGTCCGCGGCGACCTCTCGCCGGAGCAGTTCCGCGGTCTCGGCCAGATCATGCGCGACTTCACCGGCGGCTTCGCTCGCACGACCGTGCAGCAGAACTTCGTCCTGCGCTGGGTCCGCGACGAGGCCGTCTACGACGTCTACGAGCGGCTCGTCGAGCTCGGCCTCGGCGAGGCCGGCGCGCGCGAGGTCGTCGACGTCGTCTCGTGCCCCGGCACCGACTCGTGCAAGCTCGGGATCACGAGCTCGATGGGTCTCAACCGTGCGATCCAGGAGCGCGTCGAGTCGATGGGGATCACGGATCCGCTGACCCGGAAGATCCACATCAAGATGTCGGGCTGCCCGAACGGCTGCTCGCAGCACCACATCGCCAACATCGGGTTCTACGGCGCGTCGATCAAGGTCGGCGACCGCACCGTCCCGGCCTACATCCCGCACATCGCCGGCAACTACGAGGGCGGCGAGGTCATCTACGGCGGCCGGCTCAAGGTCCGCCTCCCGGCCAAGCGCGTGCCGGAGGCCGTCGAGCGCTGGATCAACGCCTACGAGTCGGAGCGACTCGACGGCGAGGAGTTCAACGCCTACGCCGAGCGCGTCGGCACCGAGCGGTTCACCGAGCTCGCTCGCGATCTCTCGATGCCGGCCGAGTTCAGCCTCGCGACGTTCGACCAGTTCATCGACTGGAGCCGCTCGGAGCCCTACCAGGTCGAGCGCGGAGAGGGCGAGTGCGCGATCTAG